A single region of the Candidatus Ancaeobacter aquaticus genome encodes:
- a CDS encoding nucleoside-diphosphate kinase: MAEELGFVIINQYTLAKSRTGGVISRLLSRGTYELVAARMFSPSQELVDEYCKIVDEDRTKDGAKIVDLLIQYIQDNYAQNRVTGAKGRLMVLLFKGDDVIKKIRSEVIGSITKESVAGETIRDTYGDYVIDFNGKVKYFEPAVVVIPKSGNAKETLELWAKYSDTDGGLLDDVVRYQGSETPETTLVLIKPDNFIGPSSRAGYIVDMLSRSGLYIIASQVIRMSYAQAHEFYGPVQEVFKTKLKDLFVSRAESAISGQFDFEIPQKTKDSFLDELNILNAEHEFNKIITFMTGLAPKKVMDPEEKKKPGLQKCLALVYQGVGAVSKIRSILGTTDPKKADHGTVRREFGSNIMVNTAHASDSMYNALREMKIIRIEDNTFKKEIEEFYKTT, translated from the coding sequence ATGGCGGAAGAGTTGGGTTTTGTAATTATTAATCAATATACGCTGGCGAAGTCAAGAACCGGTGGTGTTATTTCACGTCTTCTCTCGCGTGGGACCTATGAATTAGTTGCTGCTCGAATGTTTTCTCCAAGCCAAGAACTTGTTGATGAGTACTGTAAGATCGTTGATGAGGACCGTACAAAAGATGGTGCTAAAATTGTTGATCTATTAATACAGTATATACAGGATAATTACGCCCAAAACAGAGTCACCGGAGCTAAGGGACGTTTAATGGTGCTTCTTTTTAAAGGTGATGATGTGATAAAAAAAATACGATCTGAAGTCATTGGAAGTATAACCAAAGAATCTGTTGCGGGTGAAACTATACGAGATACCTACGGTGATTATGTTATTGATTTTAACGGTAAGGTGAAATATTTTGAGCCTGCTGTTGTGGTTATTCCGAAGAGTGGTAATGCGAAAGAAACACTCGAACTATGGGCTAAATATTCAGATACTGATGGAGGTCTTTTAGATGATGTTGTTCGCTATCAGGGCAGTGAGACCCCCGAAACAACGCTTGTTCTCATAAAGCCCGATAATTTTATTGGGCCATCGAGTCGTGCTGGATATATTGTAGATATGCTTTCAAGGAGCGGATTGTACATAATTGCCTCACAGGTGATTCGTATGAGTTATGCTCAGGCGCATGAGTTTTATGGTCCGGTACAAGAGGTCTTTAAAACAAAATTAAAAGACCTTTTTGTTTCAAGGGCAGAATCAGCGATTTCAGGCCAATTTGACTTTGAAATACCTCAAAAAACTAAAGACTCGTTTTTAGATGAATTGAATATCCTTAATGCGGAGCACGAGTTTAATAAAATTATTACATTTATGACCGGGTTAGCCCCGAAGAAAGTAATGGATCCTGAAGAGAAGAAAAAACCGGGGCTTCAGAAGTGTCTTGCTTTAGTGTATCAGGGTGTTGGCGCAGTATCAAAAATCAGGAGTATTTTAGGTACAACGGATCCCAAAAAAGCTGATCATGGAACTGTTCGAAGAGAGTTTGGATCAAATATCATGGTAAATACCGCGCATGCGTCTGACTCAATGTATAATGCACTGCGTGAAATGAAAATAATAAGAATTGAAGACAATACATTTAAAAAAGAAATAGAAGAATTTTACAAAACCACATAA
- a CDS encoding DUF4340 domain-containing protein: MKREIIVLTLLALIIGFLFYDSMREAPSRMPVLYREPVKADSMPFDREEIRKFELLRDDTIVVAEKRKRGTFKIKSPIYGSVDKKVLGGVFDLFENIKIKKTIRQDGEELPVLLSEYGLDKPHIVWKFFNNSNREKTLLVGKKSKENDGFFVKWIDRSDILLLPSADYPRIDIDLKALRSKVVLRLHAEDLVRIRFKQFRFEKKGQKWYMTTPVTIVCDQKKMARFIRSIKNIEAEDFIKRELKIEKLYRKRGQENELTLMEMDKNGKKSRYNILFGKPVEGNLENTYIFIGKDGYIVKNELFERFGRSVTDFVDARLISYNKQDVNTLSIGNNEHSFTLQKVNDTWQVSGDLKVELKTELISKLVEHLTANSITDFVHYSENVAHDDGLVPVQFMVKVNNAITLAFGKIIDNAVYFLRDDYHNCIGKTKEDIMEYLSSDIAYYRTKQIFHVKDHGKVASFSITRKGKKVDAEKIDGQWYVVSPLKGKITQGVVDDLLDLFKELSVQGFVAENETVDYGFDVPLLTVTINHDGVKENLIVSALYDDQSYYGMMEQKGEILLIDADQVNRANKNLLKSVYVIEADSNNDGTMDTWTYFDNGKKTRMELDITDDGIPDSISNYIYDGQGEIQKIETDDNNDGTPDQITYYVAGNIVTEENDTDRNGSMDSWTYFKNGQQDKLEIDVSGNGIADMTKVYSVDSNGQIIGADVDQDNDGVVDYKEIYRDGKIIKQDIVHEPSQTESLPEEE; encoded by the coding sequence ATGAAAAGAGAAATAATTGTACTCACATTACTGGCGCTTATAATAGGATTTTTATTCTACGATTCTATGAGGGAAGCGCCGTCAAGAATGCCTGTATTATATAGGGAACCGGTAAAAGCGGATTCCATGCCATTTGATCGTGAAGAGATTAGAAAATTCGAATTGTTAAGAGACGATACAATTGTGGTTGCAGAAAAAAGGAAAAGAGGAACATTTAAAATTAAGTCGCCCATATATGGGTCGGTTGATAAAAAAGTTCTTGGTGGAGTATTTGATTTGTTTGAAAATATAAAAATAAAGAAAACTATTCGTCAAGATGGTGAAGAATTACCTGTTTTGTTGTCCGAATATGGTCTTGATAAACCGCATATTGTGTGGAAGTTTTTTAATAATTCGAATAGAGAAAAAACCCTGCTTGTCGGAAAAAAATCGAAAGAAAATGATGGGTTTTTTGTAAAATGGATAGACCGCAGCGACATTCTTCTTTTGCCCAGTGCCGATTATCCTCGCATTGATATTGACCTAAAAGCGTTGCGCAGTAAAGTAGTGTTGCGTCTTCACGCAGAGGATCTTGTTCGTATTCGGTTCAAGCAGTTTCGTTTCGAGAAAAAAGGTCAGAAATGGTATATGACAACACCAGTAACAATAGTGTGTGATCAGAAAAAAATGGCTCGTTTCATACGGTCAATTAAAAATATTGAAGCCGAGGATTTTATAAAGAGAGAATTAAAGATAGAGAAACTGTACAGAAAACGCGGGCAAGAAAATGAACTGACGTTGATGGAAATGGATAAAAATGGTAAAAAGAGCCGCTATAATATTTTATTTGGGAAACCTGTTGAAGGTAATCTTGAGAATACCTATATTTTTATTGGCAAAGATGGATATATTGTAAAAAATGAACTTTTTGAACGTTTTGGCCGTTCAGTAACTGATTTTGTTGATGCACGACTTATTTCCTATAATAAGCAGGACGTCAATACACTGAGCATTGGTAATAATGAACATTCTTTTACTCTTCAAAAGGTTAATGATACGTGGCAGGTCAGTGGAGATCTAAAAGTTGAATTAAAGACCGAATTAATTTCGAAACTTGTAGAACATCTTACAGCGAATTCTATTACTGATTTTGTTCATTATAGTGAAAATGTTGCCCATGATGATGGTTTGGTGCCAGTGCAATTTATGGTGAAAGTGAATAATGCGATTACCCTTGCGTTTGGGAAAATCATTGATAATGCGGTCTATTTTTTGCGGGATGATTACCATAATTGTATAGGTAAGACAAAAGAAGATATTATGGAGTATTTGTCCAGTGATATTGCGTATTATCGGACCAAGCAGATCTTTCATGTGAAAGACCACGGTAAGGTCGCTTCATTCTCAATAACCCGAAAGGGAAAGAAAGTAGATGCCGAAAAGATAGACGGTCAGTGGTACGTGGTTTCTCCCCTTAAGGGTAAAATCACTCAGGGAGTGGTGGATGATTTACTGGATCTTTTTAAGGAGCTTTCGGTGCAAGGGTTTGTTGCTGAAAATGAAACAGTGGATTATGGTTTTGACGTGCCACTGCTCACGGTAACGATCAACCATGATGGTGTAAAAGAGAATTTAATTGTTAGCGCATTGTATGATGATCAATCATATTATGGGATGATGGAACAAAAAGGGGAAATACTACTCATTGATGCCGACCAAGTTAATCGGGCCAATAAGAATTTATTGAAAAGTGTATATGTCATTGAAGCCGATTCTAATAATGACGGCACAATGGATACGTGGACCTATTTTGATAACGGAAAAAAGACTAGAATGGAGTTAGATATTACTGATGACGGTATTCCCGATAGTATAAGTAATTATATCTATGATGGGCAGGGTGAAATACAAAAGATTGAAACTGACGATAACAATGATGGAACGCCAGATCAGATTACCTATTATGTTGCGGGAAATATTGTAACAGAAGAAAATGATACCGATAGGAATGGGAGTATGGACAGTTGGACATATTTCAAAAACGGACAGCAAGATAAATTAGAAATTGATGTGTCCGGAAATGGTATTGCTGATATGACAAAAGTATATAGTGTAGACAGTAACGGCCAGATCATTGGTGCGGATGTTGATCAGGACAATGATGGGGTAGTTGATTATAAAGAAATATATCGCGATGGGAAAATAATTAAACAAGATATTGTTCATGAACCATCTCAAACTGAATCTTTACCAGAAGAAGAGTAA
- a CDS encoding pyridoxal phosphate-dependent aminotransferase, with amino-acid sequence MRLSQRISDVSPSQTLAISNKAKMMKKEGVDVIGFGAGEPDFDTPIHIKDAAKKSLDAGFTKYTAASGIPELKDAVIKKIERDNGFSYEQNQIIISCGAKHSLFNVFFVLCDTGDEVLIPSPYWLSYPEMVKMAGAVPVFVDGSEDAEFKVTVEQLEKAITPRTRALILNSPSNPTGSVYTKEELMKIADFAIEKNIYVISDEIYDKIIYEDNVYASISSYGQKIKDLLVIVNGVSKTYSMTGWRIGYIAAPVEIAKAVSNLQSHSTSNPTSFAQYGAVEALMGDQSCITNKVTEFKKRRDYMMGRFENMKNLSCVTPLGAFYTFPNIAKTGKTSTEIAGELLDSVHVAVVPGVAFGRDENIRLSFATSMENIEKGLDRIEKYLESI; translated from the coding sequence ATGAGACTCTCACAACGCATATCAGATGTATCGCCATCACAAACACTGGCTATTTCAAATAAAGCCAAAATGATGAAAAAAGAAGGTGTTGATGTTATAGGTTTCGGAGCAGGTGAACCTGATTTTGACACGCCGATACATATTAAAGACGCGGCAAAGAAATCGCTTGATGCAGGTTTCACCAAGTATACCGCTGCAAGCGGTATTCCCGAACTCAAAGATGCTGTAATAAAAAAGATTGAACGTGATAACGGGTTTTCCTACGAGCAAAACCAAATTATTATTTCTTGTGGCGCAAAACATTCGCTTTTCAATGTTTTTTTTGTATTGTGTGATACTGGTGATGAGGTTCTCATTCCATCCCCGTATTGGTTGAGCTACCCGGAAATGGTCAAAATGGCGGGAGCAGTTCCTGTTTTTGTAGACGGTTCTGAGGATGCTGAGTTCAAAGTAACGGTAGAACAATTGGAAAAAGCCATCACCCCAAGAACAAGAGCCCTCATATTAAACAGCCCGTCAAATCCGACCGGATCGGTATACACTAAAGAAGAACTCATGAAAATTGCCGATTTTGCGATTGAAAAGAATATATATGTTATTTCTGATGAAATATATGACAAGATCATATATGAAGATAATGTTTATGCCAGCATTTCTTCGTATGGGCAGAAGATAAAAGATTTACTTGTGATCGTAAACGGAGTATCAAAAACGTATTCAATGACTGGTTGGCGCATAGGATATATTGCTGCGCCGGTTGAAATCGCTAAAGCGGTAAGTAACTTGCAGAGTCACAGCACTTCTAATCCAACGTCGTTTGCGCAATATGGTGCGGTAGAAGCGTTAATGGGTGATCAGTCTTGCATAACAAATAAGGTAACAGAATTTAAAAAGCGTAGAGATTATATGATGGGCCGGTTTGAGAATATGAAAAATTTATCGTGTGTAACGCCTCTTGGGGCTTTTTACACATTTCCCAATATTGCCAAGACGGGTAAAACGTCAACTGAGATCGCCGGTGAGCTTTTAGATAGTGTACATGTAGCGGTAGTTCCCGGTGTTGCGTTTGGCCGGGATGAAAATATTCGCTTATCGTTTGCAACATCAATGGAGAACATTGAAAAAGGCCTTGATCGTATAGAGAAATATCTGGAATCTATATAA